One window of the Arthrobacter sp. FW305-BF8 genome contains the following:
- a CDS encoding DUF4913 domain-containing protein: protein MTYEPGPEEDPMPHDAWYPPEDTWLPPDNAAPSVPARADGRTGESTGPPAPARAYESGQAAGAVRSPGPDVAGVEAIPELLERMGAVEELAAGLFEEISSAPAGGPWYWADLNPEQARDLWAELDGFVVWLQNRILRHSSNSAGWIPACWYRHPDAVELLTALMVAHKAAYRSKNTKPGFELTEWFTRALWPTMDSLAQRMTFKNCMEGQGHFDATSPGLQLTAASDDFTAFLNQENTAQETGGQETAGAAAGTGEPAHA, encoded by the coding sequence ATGACCTACGAACCGGGCCCCGAAGAAGACCCCATGCCCCACGACGCCTGGTACCCACCCGAAGACACGTGGCTCCCGCCCGACAACGCAGCACCGTCCGTCCCCGCCCGCGCGGACGGCAGGACCGGTGAATCCACCGGCCCGCCGGCACCTGCCCGGGCGTATGAATCTGGCCAAGCGGCTGGGGCTGTCCGGTCGCCGGGACCTGACGTAGCGGGTGTTGAGGCTATTCCGGAGCTCCTGGAGCGGATGGGTGCCGTGGAGGAACTCGCCGCCGGGCTGTTTGAAGAGATCTCCAGCGCCCCGGCCGGCGGCCCGTGGTACTGGGCGGACCTGAATCCGGAGCAGGCAAGGGACCTGTGGGCCGAGCTGGACGGGTTTGTGGTCTGGCTGCAGAACAGGATCCTGCGGCACTCCTCCAACTCCGCCGGCTGGATCCCCGCGTGCTGGTACCGCCACCCCGACGCCGTCGAACTGCTGACCGCGCTGATGGTCGCGCACAAGGCCGCCTACCGGTCCAAGAACACCAAGCCCGGCTTCGAACTCACCGAATGGTTCACCCGCGCCCTCTGGCCAACCATGGACTCCCTGGCCCAGCGGATGACCTTCAAAAACTGCATGGAAGGCCAAGGGCACTTCGACGCCACCAGCCCCGGCCTGCAACTCACCGCCGCCAGCGACGACTTCACCGCCTTCCTCAACCAGGAAAACACAGCCCAGGAAACAGGCGGGCAGGAAACCGCCGGCGCCGCGGCCGGCACGGGGGAACCTGCCCATGCGTAA